In the Leptospira sp. WS4.C2 genome, one interval contains:
- a CDS encoding M23 family metallopeptidase — MLRSLVLVLILSLYPLSAISVSDFPPGFVLKNPYIWPVKGYDTITGAFGEFRTGHFHMGQDFSTGGKIGIPILAVAKGKVTRVQRRWTSIGYALFLQHDDGMTSRYGHLHKFSQKIIKQILKSKQAKRYKDRTDFDIALPEAVDVEAGETIAFSGDTGVGPPHLHFELFKDNVYYNPMHYGLGYNVAEPIVFNALRITPQTPRTFINGRNETVEIPFYESSGNRFELSETPTLFIQGKVGIQIAIHQKSNSNRLGIFTLDMLIGENVLQGFQLSKILKEHTRKNVLLYDSSVSKPNGNPFSYYLHTRDGNDLLGMRSNGREQGLLDSELMRMGEPKEITIRATGMGGQMSFASFYILKDQGDYSHIVTKEWKYNVYYDRYTTFKSKDTKVELFFPVNAVYSKAFFEIEAQEQIQIKTQGLNQLSSVYKIGPDFKDFNLGYDLYVKVPKSKDINSADLYEVLADGNVKKINGSSFSSWGQFFKVRLRKTGLFVVLSDQTPPNIYLHEFMNKTVYPREDFALYLKAVDVGSGIMPDGFDITVDGIPGKAEFFPKDGRLEIFEPEILYEPGKHTVLASVRDFAGNWSSTVRYDYEIQTPPVVEEKKKPTLDIQNVDTLKDKKNTKETKTKQSSPKVQKVIKSITAAPKAKDKKSTSR, encoded by the coding sequence ATGTTGCGTTCCTTAGTTTTAGTACTTATTCTCTCTCTCTATCCTCTCTCTGCAATATCTGTCTCTGATTTCCCACCAGGTTTTGTTTTAAAAAATCCATATATTTGGCCAGTAAAAGGATACGATACAATTACTGGTGCTTTTGGAGAATTTAGAACCGGTCACTTCCATATGGGCCAGGATTTTTCCACAGGTGGTAAAATTGGAATACCAATTCTTGCCGTCGCAAAAGGAAAAGTAACAAGAGTCCAAAGAAGATGGACTAGCATTGGTTATGCGCTATTTTTACAACACGACGATGGAATGACATCTCGTTATGGTCATCTGCATAAATTCTCTCAAAAAATTATCAAACAGATTTTAAAATCCAAACAAGCAAAACGATACAAAGACCGAACCGATTTCGATATTGCACTTCCTGAAGCTGTGGATGTAGAAGCGGGCGAAACAATTGCTTTCTCTGGAGATACGGGAGTTGGGCCCCCTCACCTTCACTTTGAACTTTTTAAAGACAATGTATATTACAATCCCATGCATTATGGTCTTGGATACAATGTCGCGGAACCCATTGTATTCAATGCATTACGCATCACTCCGCAGACACCACGTACTTTCATCAATGGCCGAAATGAAACTGTCGAAATTCCATTTTATGAATCCAGTGGAAACCGTTTTGAGTTATCAGAAACTCCTACACTTTTTATCCAAGGGAAGGTCGGAATACAAATTGCGATCCATCAAAAATCCAATAGCAATCGTTTAGGTATTTTCACCTTAGATATGTTAATTGGTGAAAATGTTTTGCAAGGTTTCCAACTTTCTAAAATTCTAAAAGAACATACAAGAAAAAATGTTTTGCTTTATGATAGTTCTGTAAGTAAACCCAATGGAAACCCATTTTCATATTATCTCCATACTCGCGATGGAAATGATCTTTTAGGTATGAGAAGTAATGGTCGTGAACAGGGTCTTCTTGATAGCGAACTTATGAGAATGGGAGAACCAAAGGAAATCACAATCCGGGCAACGGGAATGGGTGGGCAAATGTCCTTTGCTTCCTTTTACATTCTTAAAGACCAAGGTGATTATAGTCATATTGTTACTAAAGAATGGAAATACAATGTGTATTATGATCGTTACACAACTTTCAAGTCCAAAGATACTAAAGTAGAATTGTTTTTTCCGGTGAATGCCGTATATTCTAAAGCTTTTTTCGAAATTGAAGCACAAGAACAAATTCAAATTAAAACACAAGGGCTCAATCAATTATCTAGTGTGTATAAAATTGGACCTGATTTTAAAGATTTCAACTTAGGTTATGATCTTTACGTAAAAGTTCCTAAATCGAAGGATATCAATTCTGCAGACTTATATGAAGTGTTAGCCGATGGGAATGTAAAAAAAATCAATGGATCTTCTTTTAGTTCTTGGGGACAGTTTTTCAAAGTAAGACTTCGTAAAACAGGCCTCTTTGTAGTTCTTTCAGACCAAACACCACCCAATATTTATCTACATGAATTTATGAATAAAACGGTATATCCAAGAGAAGACTTTGCTTTGTATCTAAAGGCAGTGGATGTTGGATCAGGAATTATGCCTGATGGATTTGATATCACAGTAGACGGTATCCCAGGAAAGGCGGAGTTTTTTCCCAAAGATGGACGTTTAGAAATCTTTGAACCAGAAATTTTATATGAACCAGGAAAACATACAGTACTTGCGAGTGTAAGGGATTTTGCTGGAAATTGGAGTTCTACAGTTCGTTATGATTACGAAATCCAAACACCACCTGTCGTTGAAGAAAAAAAGAAACCGACTTTAGACATCCAAAACGTAGATACTTTAAAAGATAAAAAGAACACTAAAGAAACTAAAACAAAACAATCTTCGCCTAAGGTGCAAAAGGTGATTAAATCGATCACAGCCGCACCTAAGGCAAAGGATAAAAAATCTACATCCCGATAG
- the ygiD gene encoding 4,5-DOPA dioxygenase extradiol: MNQPETKEISRVFPFSDTIMPSYFLGHGSPMNAIEENEFVDGLRNLANTIPKPKAILCISAHWVTDGTFVTAMENPPTIHDFGGFPKALFDVQYPAPGSPELAKLIQTMVKSQNVKLDYEWGLDHGAWSVIKHIYPKADIPIVQLSMDYKSSLEQHFQLAKELTLLRNKGILIIASGNIVHNLRMVAWDRLNEVYGFDWAMDVNQKVKDWILKEDFQSLIQIRNHGKEFEWAIPTAEHYLPLLYTLGTKLNSDQISFLNDKPVAGALTMTSVKLDSKS, encoded by the coding sequence ATGAACCAGCCAGAAACCAAAGAGATTTCGAGAGTTTTTCCATTTTCCGATACGATTATGCCTTCGTATTTTTTGGGCCACGGAAGCCCAATGAACGCAATCGAAGAAAATGAATTTGTGGATGGGTTACGGAACCTCGCAAACACGATTCCGAAACCAAAGGCCATTCTTTGTATATCGGCTCACTGGGTAACGGATGGAACCTTTGTGACTGCTATGGAAAACCCTCCCACCATACATGATTTTGGTGGCTTTCCCAAGGCTTTGTTTGATGTACAATACCCGGCGCCAGGTAGTCCCGAATTAGCAAAACTGATTCAGACAATGGTGAAATCTCAAAATGTAAAATTAGATTACGAATGGGGATTGGATCATGGAGCTTGGAGTGTGATCAAACATATTTATCCTAAGGCAGACATTCCGATTGTTCAGTTGAGTATGGACTATAAAAGTTCTCTCGAACAACACTTTCAATTAGCAAAAGAGTTAACTCTGCTTCGAAACAAAGGAATCCTCATCATTGCTAGCGGAAATATTGTGCATAACTTGCGTATGGTGGCCTGGGATCGCTTGAATGAAGTATATGGCTTTGATTGGGCAATGGATGTAAATCAAAAAGTGAAAGATTGGATTCTAAAAGAAGATTTTCAATCACTCATCCAAATCCGTAACCATGGAAAGGAATTTGAATGGGCCATTCCGACAGCCGAACACTATTTACCATTACTCTACACATTAGGAACCAAATTAAATTCGGATCAAATTTCGTTCCTTAATGATAAGCCTGTTGCCGGCGCTTTAACAATGACTTCAGTAAAACTGGATTCGAAGTCATAA
- a CDS encoding alpha/beta hydrolase, which translates to MEKPLEYLVREPKVPSENPPLLVLLHGVGSNEEDLFSLTNYLPESLLIFSVRGPLTLGRNSFGWYEVLFTTGQPKINLEQERESRNLLLNFLEYLKLNYKFDESNIWIGGFSQGAIMSYSIGLLYPERIKGMIALSGRLLEENKVQVNVSEKVLNKKIFISHGTNDRILSVEYARSVKGYLESIGVHPYYKEYEEGHSINREMLKDLIQWLEVEL; encoded by the coding sequence ATGGAAAAACCTTTAGAATATTTAGTAAGAGAGCCCAAGGTTCCTAGTGAAAATCCGCCATTGTTAGTTTTGTTACATGGAGTTGGTAGTAATGAAGAAGATTTATTTTCCTTAACCAATTATCTTCCAGAATCCTTACTCATTTTTTCCGTCAGAGGACCATTGACCTTAGGAAGGAATAGTTTTGGCTGGTACGAAGTATTATTCACAACTGGTCAGCCTAAAATCAATTTGGAACAAGAAAGAGAAAGTCGAAACCTTCTCTTAAATTTTCTAGAGTATCTTAAGTTAAATTACAAATTTGATGAATCGAATATTTGGATTGGTGGTTTTAGTCAAGGTGCCATCATGTCTTATTCCATCGGTCTATTGTATCCCGAAAGAATTAAAGGGATGATTGCACTGAGTGGGCGATTGTTGGAAGAAAACAAAGTACAAGTAAACGTCTCAGAGAAGGTTTTAAATAAAAAGATATTTATTTCTCATGGTACAAATGATCGGATTTTGTCCGTTGAATATGCTAGGTCTGTAAAAGGATATTTAGAATCGATCGGTGTCCATCCTTATTATAAAGAATATGAAGAAGGTCATAGTATCAACCGAGAGATGTTGAAAGATTTAATCCAATGGTTGGAAGTAGAGTTATAA
- a CDS encoding enoyl-CoA hydratase/isomerase family protein, with the protein MNYKREVIDVPNGKGEIIRFQMNDQNSLTGQNMKDLGEILNEIKADNSKRGVILTTDNPKFFCNGLDAENLLSTSRDKLIDEVGGIVILFGELVKFDKPLITEVTGHAMGGGAVITVASDFKYMLDGKGRIGFTEVNVGLPLPGSFIDRIKMCVDPRYWAEVCLEGTTYKGAEAKKIGLIDEIAPTPEDVRKIALKKLETLSKIPSAAYRSTKNTLNGALLANLEQYKKDTIKSFEQPGVVENLLEAMTALKEKRRPVFK; encoded by the coding sequence ATGAACTACAAACGCGAAGTCATCGATGTTCCCAACGGCAAAGGCGAAATCATTCGCTTTCAAATGAATGATCAAAACTCATTGACAGGTCAAAATATGAAAGACCTAGGTGAGATCTTAAATGAAATCAAAGCTGATAATTCCAAACGTGGAGTCATTCTAACCACTGATAATCCAAAGTTTTTTTGTAATGGCCTTGATGCAGAAAATCTTCTTTCAACAAGTAGAGACAAACTCATCGATGAAGTGGGTGGAATCGTAATTCTATTTGGGGAACTGGTTAAATTTGACAAACCGTTGATTACCGAAGTTACAGGCCATGCGATGGGTGGGGGTGCAGTCATTACTGTTGCCTCTGATTTTAAGTATATGTTGGATGGAAAGGGAAGAATCGGATTTACAGAAGTCAACGTAGGTTTGCCTTTGCCTGGAAGTTTTATCGATCGTATTAAAATGTGTGTCGATCCAAGGTATTGGGCAGAAGTATGTTTGGAAGGAACCACTTACAAAGGTGCTGAAGCAAAAAAAATTGGTCTCATCGATGAAATTGCGCCAACTCCAGAAGATGTAAGAAAGATCGCTTTAAAAAAATTAGAAACACTTTCCAAAATTCCATCTGCTGCCTATCGCTCCACTAAGAATACATTAAACGGAGCACTACTCGCGAACCTGGAACAATACAAAAAAGATACGATTAAATCTTTTGAACAACCCGGTGTTGTTGAGAATTTACTCGAAGCGATGACGGCACTAAAGGAAAAACGTAGACCCGTTTTTAAATAA
- a CDS encoding two-component system response regulator produces the protein MHFIMAIENDPNSAQDLENIFLGLRQRVVITKFSQTVQEYVKSSNPDIILMGLTFKDKKELEFVLELRRDVITHNIPILAMIPKEDANFVANLKALGFTDYMVKPLIKQPLLDRIHSHIEEYKFSESSKTRDNMSFVVVDRGHGRVLFQCRANLKRYVFPEFKKIFTPNFLKSIHTERICFDVRVVPELGKEEVEVFERVMKLFSNHEKVVFIAGRHMGAFIEHAADDEKMLVFMAPNEFDEYVKMEEQKIEEQRKKEKKEKFIKETGKEPPPTPTLLSQVKIEIPINPPIVPENSNPSEESTNLPPNSDSTESPPQS, from the coding sequence ATGCATTTCATTATGGCGATTGAAAACGATCCAAATTCCGCGCAAGATTTGGAAAACATCTTTCTTGGTTTACGCCAACGAGTAGTCATAACAAAATTTTCTCAAACCGTTCAGGAGTATGTTAAATCCTCTAACCCAGATATCATTTTAATGGGTTTAACTTTTAAGGACAAAAAGGAATTAGAATTTGTTTTAGAACTTCGTCGCGATGTGATTACCCATAACATTCCAATTCTGGCTATGATCCCAAAAGAAGACGCCAACTTTGTAGCAAACCTGAAAGCCCTTGGTTTTACCGATTATATGGTAAAACCGTTAATCAAACAACCACTACTAGACCGAATCCATTCGCATATTGAAGAGTACAAATTCAGCGAGTCTTCCAAAACAAGAGATAACATGTCCTTTGTTGTAGTAGATCGAGGTCATGGACGTGTTTTGTTTCAATGTCGTGCCAATCTCAAACGATATGTATTTCCAGAATTCAAAAAAATATTCACTCCGAATTTTCTAAAATCCATACATACGGAACGAATTTGTTTTGATGTTCGTGTCGTTCCAGAATTAGGAAAAGAAGAAGTAGAAGTATTCGAACGAGTGATGAAACTATTTTCCAATCATGAAAAAGTTGTCTTTATTGCAGGTCGTCATATGGGAGCTTTTATTGAACACGCCGCTGATGATGAAAAGATGTTGGTGTTTATGGCTCCAAACGAATTTGATGAATACGTAAAAATGGAAGAGCAGAAAATTGAAGAACAACGTAAAAAAGAGAAAAAAGAAAAATTTATAAAGGAAACTGGCAAAGAGCCGCCACCGACTCCGACACTTTTAAGCCAAGTCAAGATAGAAATTCCGATCAATCCGCCGATTGTTCCAGAAAATTCAAACCCATCCGAGGAATCTACTAATTTACCACCTAATTCTGATTCAACGGAATCTCCTCCTCAATCATAA
- a CDS encoding diguanylate phosphodiesterase — MKNQLLTGPYYFGMKDLDVFKKHFIQENQGKPLFLIRFENIGSIELTDFLDLLRTEFYTCLDLEDISFGFHYIEKQKILIMGISPLFEWDIERFPNIENAVGKFQQQCMQNKTASFHFGVSRTQSNFISDSDEIYNELYKSSEKNLNDNLVRWSWTYYNKANTYISGSVHEAMIQPTVIFNPKDKTYSVKGGEVFLGGGAYIGYKDLINDIPSDQDLNRIELLILEKLIIACEGAPGLLKFNISPQSLIDTFSHANRVDRLKKLIQNKDLLPENIRFELVEKPYDDSHYPLKDVCLAFYSHGMSFAADDFGVKSQSHQIVLDLGIMIKEFKLDPISFKFKIEEDQIKFLDNLAFIDYCKRLADNREAVITAEAVEDYDTLRFLMEHQIYQFQANILFGKMTVSDYKRDFELLHSIHEDVVKEVLTDKILSEKQKKVGNLFRVASEEGLI, encoded by the coding sequence TTGAAAAATCAACTTTTAACAGGTCCCTATTATTTTGGTATGAAGGACTTGGATGTGTTCAAAAAACATTTTATTCAAGAGAACCAAGGAAAACCGCTCTTTCTCATTCGTTTTGAAAACATCGGTAGTATTGAACTGACTGATTTTCTGGATTTACTTCGAACTGAGTTTTATACCTGTTTGGATTTGGAAGATATATCTTTTGGATTCCACTACATAGAAAAACAAAAAATTTTGATTATGGGAATTTCTCCGCTTTTCGAGTGGGACATCGAACGATTTCCTAATATTGAAAATGCTGTTGGTAAATTCCAACAGCAGTGTATGCAAAATAAAACTGCTTCCTTTCATTTTGGAGTCTCAAGAACTCAATCCAATTTTATTTCTGACAGTGATGAAATTTATAACGAACTCTATAAATCTTCAGAAAAAAATCTAAACGATAACTTAGTTCGTTGGAGTTGGACCTACTACAATAAAGCCAATACCTATATTTCCGGATCAGTTCATGAGGCTATGATCCAACCCACTGTGATCTTCAATCCAAAAGACAAAACCTATTCTGTCAAAGGTGGAGAAGTGTTTTTGGGAGGCGGGGCTTATATTGGATATAAAGATTTAATCAATGACATTCCTTCTGACCAAGACCTAAACCGAATTGAACTTTTAATTTTAGAAAAACTCATCATTGCTTGCGAAGGGGCACCAGGACTTTTAAAATTCAATATTTCCCCTCAATCCTTAATTGATACTTTTTCCCATGCAAACCGTGTGGATCGATTGAAAAAACTCATTCAAAATAAGGATCTACTTCCAGAAAATATTCGTTTTGAGTTGGTAGAAAAACCGTATGACGATTCCCATTATCCATTAAAGGATGTATGCCTTGCTTTTTATTCGCATGGAATGAGTTTTGCGGCAGATGACTTTGGTGTAAAAAGTCAGTCTCACCAAATTGTCTTAGATCTCGGGATTATGATCAAAGAATTCAAACTAGATCCTATTAGTTTTAAATTCAAAATTGAAGAAGACCAAATTAAATTTTTAGATAACTTAGCTTTTATTGATTATTGTAAACGTCTTGCTGACAACAGAGAGGCGGTGATCACTGCTGAAGCTGTTGAGGATTATGATACCTTACGTTTCCTTATGGAACACCAAATTTATCAATTCCAAGCAAACATTCTATTTGGAAAAATGACAGTGTCCGATTACAAAAGGGATTTTGAGCTTCTCCATTCCATACACGAAGATGTGGTGAAAGAAGTATTGACAGATAAAATTTTGTCAGAAAAACAAAAGAAAGTCGGGAATTTGTTTCGAGTTGCATCGGAAGAGGGTTTGATTTAA
- a CDS encoding ester cyclase — translation MENQKKIEFILNELIANHKISEIPKYFSKDYVVHTSKKDYSGYKIIGKWSKDLHNFFSDLKVVKIQFLLQTEEFIVWKRTLRGKIKPSKNKNLRPGKLIKWDEMIVSKFKNGLIIEEWNNSEFLGALISKPK, via the coding sequence ATGGAAAACCAAAAGAAAATTGAATTCATACTCAACGAACTAATAGCGAATCATAAAATATCCGAAATTCCAAAGTATTTCTCGAAAGACTATGTTGTGCATACATCAAAAAAGGATTACAGTGGGTATAAGATTATCGGAAAATGGAGTAAAGATTTACATAATTTCTTTTCTGATTTAAAAGTCGTGAAAATTCAATTCCTCCTTCAAACAGAAGAGTTTATAGTATGGAAAAGAACTCTACGAGGAAAAATCAAACCCTCAAAAAACAAAAATCTAAGACCAGGTAAATTAATTAAATGGGATGAAATGATAGTTTCTAAATTCAAAAACGGTTTAATCATTGAAGAGTGGAATAACTCAGAATTTCTTGGAGCTCTCATTTCCAAACCCAAATGA
- a CDS encoding GlsB/YeaQ/YmgE family stress response membrane protein, protein MFSFIWFLLIGLAAGWLAGRILRGKGFGLIANLVIGVVGSFLGGIVFGLLGFRSYGLIAELIVAVIGAILLIFIAGLIKRR, encoded by the coding sequence ATGTTTAGTTTTATTTGGTTTTTACTCATTGGTCTTGCAGCAGGTTGGCTTGCTGGTCGTATATTGCGAGGAAAGGGCTTTGGACTCATCGCTAATTTGGTGATTGGTGTCGTGGGTTCCTTTTTAGGTGGAATTGTATTTGGACTCTTAGGTTTTCGCTCTTATGGACTCATTGCCGAGCTTATTGTAGCGGTGATTGGAGCTATTTTGCTGATCTTCATCGCAGGGTTGATCAAAAGAAGATAA
- the purB gene encoding adenylosuccinate lyase, protein MIDRYSHPEISAIWELENKFKIWTDIEIYACEARANRGEVPKEDLETIKQKAKFNVDEILEIESKVHHDVIAYLTNLNSYIGPAGRHVHFGLTSSDVGDTALCVQMVQAMDLLIQRTETLLQTTKEKAKEYKDLPCIGRSHGIHAEPMTLGLKFALFFAEMTRNLERMKDAREQIAVGKLSGAVGTYSNIDLEIEEYVLNKLGLKVDPIATQVISRDRHAFYISVLGVVAASLDRMATEIRLLQKTEGREVEEPFAKGQKGSSAMPHKRNPVVCERISGISRVIRSNVNVGLQNVGLWHERDISHSSAERIVLPDSTIALDYILEKMNFVLKGLHVYPDATERTLNVTRGLIFSQKVLLWLIEKGGISREDAYLIVQENAMAVWGDQSKNLRDLLKQDPRCSAILKDSDLEEIFQIKPYLERIPLIFKRLGIID, encoded by the coding sequence ATGATCGATCGTTATAGCCACCCGGAGATTTCCGCCATCTGGGAATTAGAGAACAAATTTAAAATTTGGACAGATATTGAAATTTATGCCTGCGAGGCACGTGCCAATCGAGGAGAGGTTCCCAAAGAAGACCTCGAAACCATCAAACAGAAGGCAAAATTCAATGTAGATGAAATTCTAGAAATAGAATCTAAGGTCCACCATGATGTCATCGCTTATTTGACAAACCTGAATTCTTATATAGGACCTGCAGGCCGCCATGTTCACTTCGGACTGACTTCCAGTGATGTTGGGGACACGGCACTTTGCGTACAGATGGTCCAAGCAATGGACCTTCTCATCCAAAGAACCGAAACACTTTTACAAACAACAAAAGAAAAAGCAAAAGAGTACAAAGACCTTCCTTGTATCGGACGTTCTCATGGAATCCATGCAGAGCCAATGACTTTAGGATTAAAGTTTGCCCTCTTCTTTGCTGAGATGACGCGTAACTTAGAACGGATGAAAGATGCGCGCGAACAAATTGCGGTAGGTAAATTATCCGGAGCCGTAGGAACCTATTCCAATATTGATTTAGAAATCGAAGAATATGTTTTAAATAAACTTGGCCTGAAGGTAGATCCGATTGCAACACAAGTGATCTCGCGGGATCGCCATGCATTCTATATTTCGGTTCTAGGTGTAGTGGCTGCGAGTTTAGATCGTATGGCAACGGAAATTCGCCTCTTACAAAAAACTGAAGGTCGCGAAGTAGAAGAGCCATTTGCTAAAGGCCAAAAAGGATCTTCGGCTATGCCTCACAAACGTAACCCCGTTGTCTGTGAACGTATTTCTGGAATCTCCAGAGTCATTCGTTCTAATGTAAACGTTGGATTACAAAACGTGGGACTTTGGCATGAAAGAGATATTTCTCATTCCTCTGCCGAACGAATTGTACTTCCTGATTCCACCATTGCCCTCGATTACATTTTAGAAAAAATGAACTTTGTTTTAAAGGGCCTTCATGTGTACCCTGACGCCACAGAACGTACGTTAAACGTGACGAGAGGACTGATTTTTTCTCAAAAAGTTTTGTTATGGCTGATTGAAAAAGGTGGAATTTCTAGGGAAGATGCCTACCTTATCGTACAAGAAAATGCAATGGCAGTTTGGGGAGACCAATCTAAAAATCTTCGTGATCTTTTGAAACAAGATCCAAGATGTTCGGCTATCTTAAAGGACAGTGATTTAGAAGAAATTTTTCAAATCAAACCTTACTTGGAACGAATTCCGCTGATCTTCAAACGATTGGGGATTATTGATTAG
- a CDS encoding glucose 1-dehydrogenase — protein sequence MSKEFEGKVALVTGAASPIGLGRAIANRIASHGASLVLVDLNQEKIEEAAREVEAKFGVKAIGVACNVTKPEDCDAAIGKTKEAFGKLDFLVNNAGVLKDNLLIRMSEQEYDFVMDVNCKGVFLMTKSASKLILKSDSGRIVNISSVSGLTGQPGQANYSTSKAGVIALTKVSAREFSGRNVLVNAVCPGYVQTEMTGTLSKEVQDKLTDPSVIPLKRPGKQEEIASAVKFFLSNDASYITGTYLRVDGGAAIGM from the coding sequence ATGTCCAAAGAATTCGAAGGAAAAGTAGCACTGGTAACAGGAGCTGCCTCTCCCATTGGTTTGGGAAGAGCTATCGCAAACCGTATCGCATCGCATGGTGCAAGTTTGGTGCTTGTTGACTTGAATCAGGAAAAAATTGAAGAAGCTGCAAGAGAAGTAGAAGCAAAATTTGGCGTGAAAGCAATCGGTGTTGCTTGTAACGTAACAAAACCAGAAGATTGCGACGCAGCAATCGGCAAAACAAAGGAAGCTTTTGGAAAATTAGACTTCCTAGTGAACAACGCGGGAGTTTTGAAAGATAACCTTCTCATTCGTATGTCTGAACAAGAATACGACTTCGTAATGGATGTGAACTGTAAGGGAGTTTTCCTTATGACTAAATCCGCAAGTAAATTGATTCTTAAATCTGACTCTGGTCGGATCGTAAATATCTCCTCAGTCTCTGGACTCACAGGACAACCAGGACAAGCAAACTACTCTACTTCCAAAGCCGGAGTGATTGCTTTAACTAAAGTTTCTGCTCGTGAATTTTCAGGAAGAAACGTTCTAGTAAACGCAGTTTGCCCTGGATACGTTCAAACAGAAATGACAGGAACTCTTTCAAAAGAAGTACAGGACAAGTTGACTGATCCTTCTGTGATCCCGCTCAAACGTCCAGGAAAACAGGAAGAGATCGCATCTGCTGTTAAGTTTTTCTTAAGTAACGATGCATCTTACATTACTGGAACTTACCTCCGTGTTGACGGTGGTGCAGCTATCGGGATGTAG
- a CDS encoding YebC/PmpR family DNA-binding transcriptional regulator: MSGHSKWATIRRKKGAIDAKRGAIFTRIAKEISVAAKDGGGDQEGNPRLRLAVTKAKAANMPKDNIERAIKKGTGGLEGMVYEECLYECYAPGGVAIMVDVLTDKKSRTTPEIKSILTKLGGSLANAGAVSRLFERKGQLTLKADQISEESLFDLALSAGAEDIQVNDGMYVVLTTPAEYEAVQSALSTKGLNMEESEIKYIPMTTIEVNDKETAEKVMKLIENLEANDDVQGVSSNFELGDGVELD; the protein is encoded by the coding sequence ATGTCAGGACACTCGAAATGGGCGACGATTCGAAGAAAAAAGGGAGCCATTGACGCCAAAAGAGGCGCCATCTTTACAAGGATTGCCAAAGAAATTTCCGTAGCAGCGAAAGATGGTGGTGGGGACCAAGAAGGAAATCCAAGACTTCGCCTTGCTGTTACAAAAGCAAAAGCTGCCAACATGCCAAAGGACAACATTGAACGTGCCATTAAAAAGGGTACTGGTGGTTTGGAAGGAATGGTCTATGAAGAGTGCCTTTACGAATGTTACGCACCTGGTGGTGTCGCCATTATGGTGGATGTCCTCACCGATAAAAAATCTCGTACAACTCCCGAAATTAAAAGCATTCTAACCAAACTCGGTGGGTCGCTTGCCAACGCTGGGGCCGTTTCTCGTCTTTTTGAACGAAAAGGGCAACTGACTCTAAAGGCAGACCAAATTTCCGAAGAATCTCTCTTTGATTTGGCACTGAGTGCCGGTGCCGAAGACATCCAAGTCAATGATGGAATGTATGTGGTGCTGACAACTCCTGCAGAATACGAAGCAGTCCAATCGGCACTTTCCACCAAAGGGCTGAATATGGAAGAATCGGAAATCAAATACATTCCCATGACCACAATCGAAGTGAACGATAAAGAAACTGCCGAAAAAGTGATGAAGTTAATTGAAAACTTGGAAGCCAACGATGACGTGCAAGGTGTGAGCTCCAACTTTGAGTTAGGTGACGGGGTAGAGTTAGATTAA